The Actinotalea sp. JY-7876 sequence CATGTTCAGGCCGACGGCGGCGACCTCGTCGATGACGACGATGCCGCGCCGGTCCGCGTAGTCGTAGACCTCGTCGGCGTAGGGGTAGTGCGAGGTGCGGAACGAGTTGGCGCCGATCCAGTCGAGCAGGGCGAAGTCGTTGACGAGGTGGACGTCGTCGTGGGCCTTGCCCCGCACGGGCGCGTCCTCGTGCTTGCCGAAGCCGGTGAAGTAGAACGGCTCGCCGTTGATGAGGAACTGCGTGCCCCGGACCTCGACGGTCCGGATCCCGACGCTCTGGAGGTAGCTGTCGAGCGTCGCGCCGTCGGCGTCGAGCAGCTCGACCTCGGCCTCGTAGAGGTACCCGTCGCCCGGCGCCCACAGGTGGGCACGCGCGACCTCGAGCTCGGCCCGGGCGCCCTCGCCCGTCGCCACCGCACGGCCGTCGGCGTCGCGCAGGGTGACGCGCACGGCGACACCGCCCGAGTGCTCGACCTCGTAGCGCACGACGCCGGTCACGCCGTCCTCGCCTACCTCGGTCACCACCCGCACGTCGGTGACGTGCTCGGGCGCCGTGGCGTACAGCCACACCGAGCGGTGCAGGCCCGCGTAGTTGAAGAAGTCGTGGAAGTAGCGCTGGCGCCGCCCGTGCGGCGTGTCCTCGACGATGCCGGGCGGGATCGTCTGGAAGCTCAGCTCGTTGTTGACGACGGCGGTCACGCGGACCTCCTCGCCGGGGGCGACCAGTGCGGTGACGTCGGCCTCGAACGGCGTGTAGCCACCCTCGTGCGTCATGACCTCCGTGTCGCCGACCCACACGACCGCGCGGTGCGTCGCGGAGTCGAACCGCAGCACCACGCGCCGGCCGGCCCAGCCGCGCGGGACGCGGACGACGGTCTGGTACCAGACGTCGCCCACGTGGTCGCGCGCGTCGGCGTCGGCCGGGACGTCGTTGTAGCTGGCGGGGACCGGCATCGACGTCGCACCCTCGAGGCGCCCGGCGAACCAGCCCGCCGCGCGGCCCTCGCCCGCCGCGTCGAGCCGGAAGTCCCAGAGGCCGTCGAGCGCCTTGCGCTCCCGCGTGCTGGTGTCCTGGGGACGAAGCATGTCGTGCTCCTCTCGGCCCGCGTCGGCCGCTCAAGGGATCCGGGACGTTCCCGCGTGCCTCCATTGAGCGCGTGCCGTCGCGGGGCGACAAGCGGTTGCCATTCGTTGCCACCCGGTCGGGCACGGCCCCCTCGGGGCAACGACAACCGGTTGCCACCGGTTGCCGCGAAACCTACGGTGGGGTGATGGACGTCCAGGACGAGGGCACGGCCCTCCCGGTCGCCGGCGCTGGGCCCCTCCGCCGCGCCACGCCGACCATCTACGACGTCGCGCGGGCCTGCGGGGTGGCGCCGTCCACGGTCTCGCGGACGTTCTCCCGCCCGGGCCGGGTCAACGCCGAGACCGCCGAGCGGATCCGCCAGACCGCCGCCGCCATGGGCTACCGCACCAACCCCCTCGCGCGCGCCCTGCCGACCGGCCGCACGTCGCTCCTCGCGCTCGTCGTCTCCGACGTCACGAACCCGTTCTTCTTCGACATCATCCGCGGCGCGCAGCAGGAGGCGAACGCGGCGGGCTACACCATGCTGGTCGCCGACGTGGACGAGTCGAGCGAGGCCGAGCGCGAGGCGCTGGACCGGACCCTCCCGCTCGTCGAGGGGCTCGTCCTGGCGACGTCACGCATGTCGGACTCCGCGATCCGGGTCGCCGCGAAGCAGCGACCGACGGTCGTGCTCAACCGCGTCATGACCGACGTGCCGAGCGTCGTGACCGACAATGCGCGCGGGACGCGCCGCGCGGTCGAGCACCTCGCGGGCCTGGGGCACACGACGCTGACGTACCTGGCGGGTCCGGAGGCCTCGTGGGCCGACGGCATGCGCTGGCGCTCGATGCGCGAGGCGGCGTTCGAGCTCGATCTCCGGGTCCGGCGCCTCGGGCCGTTCCCGCCCACGCTCGCCGGCGGCGCGGCGGCGACGACGGCGCTCGCGGAGCAGCCGACGACGGCGGTCGTGGCCTACAACGACCTGCTGGCGATCGGGCTGATGCGCGGCCTCGCCGCGCTCGGCGCCCGCGTCCCGCAGGACGTCAGCGTGGTGGGCTTCGACAACATCTTCGGTGCGGACTTCTGCAGCCCGCCGCTGACGACGGTCGCCGCGCCGCTGCGCAACCTCGGTGCGTACGCGGTGCGCTCGCTCCTGGAGCAGCACGACCGCCGCCAGCTCCGCGACGTGCGACCGGTGCTCCTGCCCGCCCAGCTGCTGGTCCGCGGGTCGACCGGCCCCCGGCCACGACGGCGCACGGGATGGGCCGCGCGCGCTCAGTCCGCCGCGGCGGGCGGCACGCCCGTGCCCGGCACCGCGACCGCGCCGAGCGCCGCCAGGTAGCGCGGGACGCTCGCGCGGGCCGCGGCCAGGGCCGTGACGGCCTCGCGGTCCGGGACCACGACGTCGTCGTCCGTGCCGGTGCCGCCGAGGAGCGCGAGCGCCGCCGGCAGGTCCGGCGCGAGGCCGAGCGCGTGCGCACCGAGGGCCGCCGCGCCGAGCGCCGAGCCCGCGAGCGCGTCGACGACGCGCACCGGGCGGTCGAGGGCCGCGGCGAGCGACGCGCGCCACACCGGCGAGCGCAGCGCTCCCCCGGTCGCGCGCACCTCGGTGACCGGGTGCAGGGCGTCGAGGCGCCGGACCAGGTCGGCCAGCTGGAGCGCGACGCCCTCGACGGCGGCGCGCACGAGGTGGCCGCGTCGGTGGCGTGCGGCCAGCCCGAGGTAGGCGCCCGGCAGGGTCGGGTCCCACGAGGGGGCGCGCTCCGGCAGGAGGTGGGGCAGCATCACCAGCCCGTCGCTGCCCGGCGGGACGGCCGCGGCCTCCGCCAGCAGCAGCGCCTCGGGGGCGTCGTGGTGCCCGCGCAGCTCGGGCGCGAACGCGTCGACGGCCCAGCCGAGCGCCACGCCTCCCGTGCTCACGGCGCCCCCGACGACGGACAGGTCGCCGCTGAGGGCGTAGCAGAACAGCGCGGGGTCGAGCCGCTCGGGCTGGTGCGCGATGACGGTGCGCACCGCGCCGGAGGTGCCGAGCGAGAGCCCGAGCACGCCGGGCGCGAGCGCGCGCACCCCCAGGTTGCCCAGGGGCCCGTCGGCGCCGCCGGCCACGACCGGCGTCCCGGCCGGCAGGCCGAGCCTGCGGGCGACGTCCGGGAGGAGGGCCAGGCGCTCCTCCGGCTCGACGACCCGGGGCAGGTGCGCGGCCGTGGTGCCGGCGACCGCCAGCGCGTGCGGGTCCCATGCCCGCGTCCGCCGGTCCCACAGGCCCGAGGCGGAGGCCGAGGACCGCTCGGTCACCACCTTCCCCGTGAGGTGGGCGAGCACGAGGGCCTTGAGGTCCGCCCAGCACGCGGTGCGGGCGACGGTCGCCGCGTCGTGCCGGGCCAGCCACGCGAGCTTGGTCAGCGGGGACATCGGGTGGACGGGCGTGCCGGTGCGGTCGTGGAGCACGGCCGCCGCGCCCGACGCCCGCAGCTGCCCGGCGACGTCCGCCGCGCGCCCGTCGGCCCAGGTCAGGAGCGGCGTCGTGGGCAGACCGGCGGCGTCCAGGCCGGCGAGCCCGTGCATCGCCGCGCTCACCGCGACGCCGGCGACGTCCGCACCGCCGACCGCGCGGACGCACTCCCCGAGGGCCCGCTCCAGGGCGCGCAGCACGTGCGCCGGGTCCTGCACCTGGTGGCCCGGTGCCGGCTCGAGCAGCGGGTAGTGGCGGCTCGCGACGCTGCGCCGTCCCGTGCCGACCTCGAAGGCGACGGCCTTGACGGCGGTCGTGCCGACGTCGAGCCCGACGACCACCCGCGCCCGGTGTCCGGTGGACCCGGCGGCCGCGGCACCCGTGCCGCTCATGGCCGCGCGACCTCCTCGATCTGGGCGAGCACCGCGGCGAGCACCGTCTCGTCCTGCGCGACCTCGGGGTCCAGCAGCGCGAGGACCCGGCGCACCGCGGGTGCCGTCGGCCCGGACGCGGCGACGCGCAGCCGCTCGCCGTCGGGGTCGCGCAGCGGGGCGTCGCCCCGCAGGTGGTGGATCCAGGCGGCGACGACGCGGCTGGCGCCCGCCGCGAGCCCGCCCCGGGCGCGCTCCGCCCGCAGCGTCGGCAGGACGCGCACGGGCAGCTTGAGGGAGCCGTCCGCCGCGATCTGGTCCAGCCGGTGCCGGATGCTCGGGTTCGCGAAGCGCTCGAGGAGCGCGGCGCGGTAGGCGGCGACGTCGGCGGCGGGCAGGGGCACATGGGCGGAGGCCTCGTCCCACCACTGCTCGACCCAGCCCCGGCAGGTCTCGTCCGCGATCGCCTCGGCGACGGTGCCGTGGCCGCGCGCGAGGCCGGCGTACGCGAGCAGCGAGTGGGCGCCGTTGAGGAGCCAGAGCTTGCGGCGCTCGTACGGCTCCACGTCGGGGACCACGAGCGCGCCCGCGGCCTCCCACGCCGGCCGCCCGGCGGCGAAGGTGCCCGCCATGACCCACTCGCTGAACGGCTCGGTGGTCACCGGGGCCGCGTCGAGCGCTCCGGTGACGGCGCGGACGCGGGCCACGTCCTCGGCGGTCGGCTCCGGCGTGATCCGGTCGACCATCGTGGTCACCGCCGTCACGTGCGCCGCGGCCCACGCCGCGAGCGCCGGGTCCAGCGCCTCCGCGAGGTCGAGGACGGCCCGGGCCACGGCCGCGCCGTTGCCGGGCAGGTTGTCGCACGGGACCAGGCTGAGCGGGCCCGCGTCGCTCCTGCGGCGTGCCGCGAGGCCGGCGACCAGCCGCCCGGGGGCGGTGGCGACCAGGGCGCGCGGGTCCGCCCGGAGCGCGGCCAGGTCCGCCCCCACGTCGGAGCGGTCCAGGTCGAGGTGCCCGTCCGGCCGCAGCGCGTAACCGGCCTCGGTGACGGTCGTGGTCACGAGCGCGACGCGGGGGTCCGCCAGGTACCGGAGCCACGCCTCGTGGTCGGCCGCCGCGTGGACGGCGGCCACCGACTCGACGACCTCGTACCGGTCCTGCGCCGCGCCCCGCACCGTGAGCGTGTAGACCGCGTCCTGCGCCGCGAGGGCGCGCGCGAGGTCGGGGCGGCGGCCGGTGAAGGCCGCGATCCCCCAGTCGCCGCCGTCGGGGGCGTGCTGGGTGTACCAGGCCTGGTGGGCCCGGAAGAAGCTGCCGAGGCCGAGGTGCACGTGCCGCACCGGCGGGCGGGGCGAGGAGCGGCGGGGGGCACCGCTCGACGACGTCGTCGCTGCGGTCGGTGCGGTGGTCATCCCGCGAGTCTTCAGCGCCCGCACCGGAGCGACAACCGGTTGCCGCCAGTTGCCGGGCGACGTTGCTCCCCGACCGCGGTGACGGCAGGGTGGGGCCCATGACGACGTCGACGACCACCACGCCCGAGACCGCCGCGGTGGTCGGCGACCCGACCAGCGTGCTGACGCCCGACGAGGTCCGCGCGTTCGTGGCCGAGCAGCTCGGCACGCTCGACCTCGACGGGCGCAGCCTGTGCCTCGTGGTCCCCGACGGGACCCGCTCCTGCCCCCTGCCCCTGCTGCTGCGGGCGGTCCACGAGAGCGTGCACGGCCGGGTGACGCACCTGACGGTGCTCGTCGCGCTGGGGACCCACGCACCCATGGGCGAGGCGGAGCTCGCACGCCACCTCGGGTACGCCGAGGGTGAGCTGGCGGCGACCTACCCCGGCACCACGGTCCTCAACCACGAGTGGTGGGACGAGGGCACGTTCGTCACGGTCGGCACCATCACGGCCGACCGCCTGGCCGAGCTGTCCGAGGGCCGCCTGGTGCGCGACGTCGAGGTGCGGCTCAACCGGGCCGTGGTCGAGCACGACGTCACCCTCATCGTCGGGCCGGTCTTCCCCCACGAGGTCGTCGGCTTCTCGGGCGGCAACAAGTACCTGTTCCCGGGCATCGCCGTGAAGGACGTCATCAACGTCTCGCACTGGCTGGGCGCCCTCATCTCCAGCGTCGAGATCATCGGGACGCGCGGGACGACGCCCGTGCGCGCGCTCATCGACGAGGCCGCCGCGCTCGTCCCGGGCGAGCGGCACGCCCTGTGCCTCGTGGTGCGCTCCGGCACGGCCGACCTGCACGCCGCGGCGTTCGGCACGCCCACGTCCGCGTGGGCGGCGGCCGCCGACGTGTCGGCACAGACCCACGTGCGCTACCTCGACGCGCCGGTGCGCCGGGTCCTGTCGCTGATCCCGGAGAAGTACGAGGACATGTGGACGGGCGCGAAGGGCTTCTACAAGGTCGAGCCGGTCGTCGCCGACGGCGGCCAGGTGGTGCTCTACGCGCCGCACATCACGGAGATCTCCGTGATGCACCCGCAGATCGTGGAGATCGGCTACCACTGCCGCGACTACTTCGTGAAGCAGTGGGACCGCTTCAAGGACGTGCCCTGGGGCGACCTCGCGCACTCCACCCACCTGCGCGGCGCGGGCACCTACGACGACGAGCACGGCGAGCGCTGCCGCGTGACGGTCACCCTCGCGACGGGCATCCCGGAGGAGGTCGTGCGCGCCGCCAACCTCGACTACCTGGACCCCGCCGAGGTGGACGTCGACGCGTGGTCCGCCGACCCGGACACGCTCGTCGTGCCGCAGGCGGGCGAGGTCCTGCACCGGCTCCGCGGCGTCGCGCCGTGACCCTCCCCGCGGGCGTCACGCTCGCCGAGGGCGCCGGAGGGCTCCCCGTCGTCCGCGTCGAGAGCCCGGCCGCCACCGCCGTCGTGCACCTCCAGGGTGCCCACGTCCTCGAGTGGGCGCCCCGGGGGCACGGGCCGGTCCTGTTCCACAGCCGCGCGAGCCGGTTCGAGCCGGGCGTCGCCATCCGCGGCGGGATCCCGGTGTGCTTCCCGTGGTTCGGCGGGCACGCGAGCGGCGCGGGACCGGCGCACGGCTTCGCCCGCGTGAGCCGGTGGCGGCTCACGGGGGCCGAGCGGCGGGGCGAGGACGTCGCGCTGCGCCTGGGGCTGGGCGACGACGAGACGACGCGCAGCGGTCCGTGGCCGCACCGCTTCGCCGCCGAGCTCGAGGTCGTCGTCGGGCAGCGCCTGGGGATCACGCTGGCCGTCACCAACCTCGGCGACGCCGAGCTGACGTACGAGGCGGCCCTGCACACCTACCTGCGGGTGGCCGACGTCGGCCGCGTCCGCGTGACGGGGCTGGCGGGGCTGCCGTACCTCGACAAGGCGGCCGGGGGCGAGCGCGTCGGGCCGGGCGCGGAGCCGACGCTCGTCCGGGGCGAGGTCGACCGCGTCTACCTCGGCGCCGGCGAGCCCGTCGTCGTGCACGACGACGGGCGACGGGTCGTGGTGACCACGGACGGGGCCCGCGGCACGGTGCTCTGGAACCCCGGCCCGGACCGGGCTGCGGCGCTGCCCGACCTGGCCGACGACGAGTGGCCCGAGATGCTGTGCGTCGAGGCCGCCGACGTCGGGCAGGGGGCGGTGACGCTGGCGCCGGGCGAGACCGGCCGGACGGTCACCGTCCTCACGGTGGAGCCGGGGGGTCCCGGCGACCGGCGCGCACCGTCCCTCACGCGGTGACCCCTCACGCGGTGACCCCTCACGCGGTGAGCGCCAGGTACGCCACGTCGTCGCCCACCCCGGTGACGTGACCGACCGCGCGCGCGAGCGCCGGGACGGTCGTCAGGAGGCGCTCGGGTCCCAGGCGCAGGACCCGTCCGTCCGCGTCGCGCGCGAGCTCGGCCCAGTAGCACTCCAGCGCGGGGTCGTACCCCCAGCGGGACGCGCGCCAGCCCGGGACGGCTGTGGGGCGCTCGAAGGGCGGACGTGCTGCCATGGCACGAGCATCTCCCCCACCACCGACACGGCCCGGGGGTGACACCGGCCCGCTCAGGACGCAGGCTCGGGACATGTCCCGTCGCGCGGTCGTCGCCGGCCTCCTGGCCGCCGCGCTGACGCTCGGTGTCGCGCAGCTGGTGGCGGCGCTGCTGCCGGTCGGCGCCGCACCGCTGACGGCGGTCGGCGACGCGTTCATCGACGTGACCCCGGGATGGCTCAAGGACCTGGCCATCGGCGCCTTCGGTACGGCTGACAAGACGGCGCTCGTGGTCGCCATGGTCCTCGTGCTGGCGGTGGTCGCGGCCGCGACCGGCCTGCTCGCGGTGCGGTCCCCCGTCGCGGCGAGCGCCGTCGTGCTCGCGATCGGCGTGCTCGGCGGCGTCGTGGCGGCCGGGCGGCCGGGCAACGGCGTCGCCGCCGCGCTGCCCAGCGTCGTCGGCGGCGTCGCGGGAGCCCTCGCGCTGCGGATGCTCGCGGAGCGGATCACGCGGGCCTCCCCCGACGACGGCCGGATGTCCCCGGGCGCCCCCGCGAGCGCCGACGTGTCCCCCGGACCCGACCGCCGCGGCTTCCTCGCCGGCGCGCTCACGGTCGCCGTCGTCGCGGCGCTGACCGCCGCCGCCGGCACCGTCGCGGGCTCGACGGCGCGGACCGTCGCCCGCGCCCGCGAGGCCCTGCGCCTGCCGCCCGCGGCCCGGCGGGCGGCGCCGGTGCCGGCGGGCGCGCAGTCGCCCGTGCCGGGCGTGGTCGACGTCGTGACCGGCAACGGCGCCTTCTACCGGATCGACACCGCGCTGGTGGTGCCGCAGGTCGACCCGGCGACGTGGCGCCTGCGGGTGCACGGGATGGTCGAGCGGGAGGTCACCCTCGCCCTGGACGAGCTGCTGGCGGAGGACCTCGTCGAGGCCCACGTGACGCTCGCGTGCGTCTCGAACCCGGTGGGCGGCGACCTGGTCGGCACCGCGCTGTGGCTGGGCCTTCCGGTGCGCGCGCTGCTCGAGCGCGCCGGGCCGCTGCCCGGGGCGGACATGGTGCTCTCCACGAGCGCGGACGGCTTCACGGCGTCCACCCCCCTGCCCGTGCTCCTGGACGACCGGGACGCGCTGCTGGCCGTCGGCATGAACGGTGACCCCCTGCCCGCGGCGCACGGCTTCCCCGTGCGGATGGTCGTGCCGGGGCTGTTCGGGTACGTGTCGGCGACCAAGTGGCTCACCGACCTCGAGGTGACGCGGTTCGCCGACCGGGAGGCCTACTGGACCGCGCGGGGCTGGTCCGCCGAGGGACCCGTCAAGACGGCCTCACGCATCGAGGTGCCGCGG is a genomic window containing:
- the uidA gene encoding beta-glucuronidase — translated: MLRPQDTSTRERKALDGLWDFRLDAAGEGRAAGWFAGRLEGATSMPVPASYNDVPADADARDHVGDVWYQTVVRVPRGWAGRRVVLRFDSATHRAVVWVGDTEVMTHEGGYTPFEADVTALVAPGEEVRVTAVVNNELSFQTIPPGIVEDTPHGRRQRYFHDFFNYAGLHRSVWLYATAPEHVTDVRVVTEVGEDGVTGVVRYEVEHSGGVAVRVTLRDADGRAVATGEGARAELEVARAHLWAPGDGYLYEAEVELLDADGATLDSYLQSVGIRTVEVRGTQFLINGEPFYFTGFGKHEDAPVRGKAHDDVHLVNDFALLDWIGANSFRTSHYPYADEVYDYADRRGIVVIDEVAAVGLNMGLGGGIFGTQGYPTFSPETINDATREVHARAIRELVARDKNHPSVVLWSIANEPESDTDAAREYFEPLFALTRELDPSRPVGFVNVMLAPHGACQVSQLGDVLMLNRYYGWYVHTGDLEAAEAAWREELGQWASDGKPIIITEYGADTMPGLHSVTPVPWTEEYQVEYLDMNHRVFDAVDAVVGEHVWNFADFATSSGVFRVDGNKKGAFTRDRRPKAAAHALRRRWTRDR
- a CDS encoding LacI family DNA-binding transcriptional regulator, with translation MDVQDEGTALPVAGAGPLRRATPTIYDVARACGVAPSTVSRTFSRPGRVNAETAERIRQTAAAMGYRTNPLARALPTGRTSLLALVVSDVTNPFFFDIIRGAQQEANAAGYTMLVADVDESSEAEREALDRTLPLVEGLVLATSRMSDSAIRVAAKQRPTVVLNRVMTDVPSVVTDNARGTRRAVEHLAGLGHTTLTYLAGPEASWADGMRWRSMREAAFELDLRVRRLGPFPPTLAGGAAATTALAEQPTTAVVAYNDLLAIGLMRGLAALGARVPQDVSVVGFDNIFGADFCSPPLTTVAAPLRNLGAYAVRSLLEQHDRRQLRDVRPVLLPAQLLVRGSTGPRPRRRTGWAARAQSAAAGGTPVPGTATAPSAAR
- a CDS encoding gluconokinase; amino-acid sequence: MSGTGAAAAGSTGHRARVVVGLDVGTTAVKAVAFEVGTGRRSVASRHYPLLEPAPGHQVQDPAHVLRALERALGECVRAVGGADVAGVAVSAAMHGLAGLDAAGLPTTPLLTWADGRAADVAGQLRASGAAAVLHDRTGTPVHPMSPLTKLAWLARHDAATVARTACWADLKALVLAHLTGKVVTERSSASASGLWDRRTRAWDPHALAVAGTTAAHLPRVVEPEERLALLPDVARRLGLPAGTPVVAGGADGPLGNLGVRALAPGVLGLSLGTSGAVRTVIAHQPERLDPALFCYALSGDLSVVGGAVSTGGVALGWAVDAFAPELRGHHDAPEALLLAEAAAVPPGSDGLVMLPHLLPERAPSWDPTLPGAYLGLAARHRRGHLVRAAVEGVALQLADLVRRLDALHPVTEVRATGGALRSPVWRASLAAALDRPVRVVDALAGSALGAAALGAHALGLAPDLPAALALLGGTGTDDDVVVPDREAVTALAAARASVPRYLAALGAVAVPGTGVPPAAAD
- a CDS encoding mannitol dehydrogenase family protein; its protein translation is MTTAPTAATTSSSGAPRRSSPRPPVRHVHLGLGSFFRAHQAWYTQHAPDGGDWGIAAFTGRRPDLARALAAQDAVYTLTVRGAAQDRYEVVESVAAVHAAADHEAWLRYLADPRVALVTTTVTEAGYALRPDGHLDLDRSDVGADLAALRADPRALVATAPGRLVAGLAARRRSDAGPLSLVPCDNLPGNGAAVARAVLDLAEALDPALAAWAAAHVTAVTTMVDRITPEPTAEDVARVRAVTGALDAAPVTTEPFSEWVMAGTFAAGRPAWEAAGALVVPDVEPYERRKLWLLNGAHSLLAYAGLARGHGTVAEAIADETCRGWVEQWWDEASAHVPLPAADVAAYRAALLERFANPSIRHRLDQIAADGSLKLPVRVLPTLRAERARGGLAAGASRVVAAWIHHLRGDAPLRDPDGERLRVAASGPTAPAVRRVLALLDPEVAQDETVLAAVLAQIEEVARP
- a CDS encoding lactate racemase domain-containing protein codes for the protein MTTSTTTTPETAAVVGDPTSVLTPDEVRAFVAEQLGTLDLDGRSLCLVVPDGTRSCPLPLLLRAVHESVHGRVTHLTVLVALGTHAPMGEAELARHLGYAEGELAATYPGTTVLNHEWWDEGTFVTVGTITADRLAELSEGRLVRDVEVRLNRAVVEHDVTLIVGPVFPHEVVGFSGGNKYLFPGIAVKDVINVSHWLGALISSVEIIGTRGTTPVRALIDEAAALVPGERHALCLVVRSGTADLHAAAFGTPTSAWAAAADVSAQTHVRYLDAPVRRVLSLIPEKYEDMWTGAKGFYKVEPVVADGGQVVLYAPHITEISVMHPQIVEIGYHCRDYFVKQWDRFKDVPWGDLAHSTHLRGAGTYDDEHGERCRVTVTLATGIPEEVVRAANLDYLDPAEVDVDAWSADPDTLVVPQAGEVLHRLRGVAP
- a CDS encoding D-hexose-6-phosphate mutarotase — protein: MTLPAGVTLAEGAGGLPVVRVESPAATAVVHLQGAHVLEWAPRGHGPVLFHSRASRFEPGVAIRGGIPVCFPWFGGHASGAGPAHGFARVSRWRLTGAERRGEDVALRLGLGDDETTRSGPWPHRFAAELEVVVGQRLGITLAVTNLGDAELTYEAALHTYLRVADVGRVRVTGLAGLPYLDKAAGGERVGPGAEPTLVRGEVDRVYLGAGEPVVVHDDGRRVVVTTDGARGTVLWNPGPDRAAALPDLADDEWPEMLCVEAADVGQGAVTLAPGETGRTVTVLTVEPGGPGDRRAPSLTR
- a CDS encoding molybdopterin-dependent oxidoreductase, which translates into the protein MSRRAVVAGLLAAALTLGVAQLVAALLPVGAAPLTAVGDAFIDVTPGWLKDLAIGAFGTADKTALVVAMVLVLAVVAAATGLLAVRSPVAASAVVLAIGVLGGVVAAGRPGNGVAAALPSVVGGVAGALALRMLAERITRASPDDGRMSPGAPASADVSPGPDRRGFLAGALTVAVVAALTAAAGTVAGSTARTVARAREALRLPPAARRAAPVPAGAQSPVPGVVDVVTGNGAFYRIDTALVVPQVDPATWRLRVHGMVEREVTLALDELLAEDLVEAHVTLACVSNPVGGDLVGTALWLGLPVRALLERAGPLPGADMVLSTSADGFTASTPLPVLLDDRDALLAVGMNGDPLPAAHGFPVRMVVPGLFGYVSATKWLTDLEVTRFADREAYWTARGWSAEGPVKTASRIEVPRRGAVVAAGDVGVGGTAWAQHRGITGVEVQVDDGPWEAATLADEISVDTWRQWSWTWAAEPGRHVLRVRAADPDGVQTGRRADVVPDGATGWHEVDVEVRG